In Streptomyces sp. NBC_00483, a single window of DNA contains:
- a CDS encoding alpha/beta hydrolase, translating to MAVHGTHREAGQLRDAFADFAEEHDCVVLAPLFPAGLAGPNDLDNYKFLTEPGFRADLLLLDMIKEAAERWHIRTDRFHLHGFSGGGQFAHRFFYLHPDRLASLSIGAPGRTTLLDPRTPWWRGTADCAERFGTAPDTTAMADVPVQLVIGEQDTHIEVWEGAEQPGSRMDRISELRENWDRHGIATRLDVVSGAGHNGLAVMPAVLSFLSDRVAATVERRPSGERALDKA from the coding sequence GTGGCAGTCCACGGAACCCACCGCGAGGCCGGTCAACTCCGCGACGCCTTCGCCGACTTCGCCGAGGAACACGACTGCGTCGTACTCGCCCCACTGTTCCCCGCCGGACTGGCCGGCCCCAACGACCTGGACAACTACAAGTTCCTCACCGAGCCGGGCTTCCGGGCCGACCTGCTCCTCCTCGACATGATCAAGGAGGCGGCCGAGCGGTGGCACATCCGCACCGACCGCTTCCACCTCCACGGATTCTCCGGCGGCGGCCAGTTCGCCCACCGCTTCTTCTACCTCCACCCCGACCGCCTCGCCTCCCTCTCCATCGGCGCGCCCGGCCGCACCACCCTCCTCGACCCAAGAACTCCGTGGTGGCGGGGCACCGCTGACTGCGCGGAACGCTTCGGTACCGCCCCGGACACCACCGCCATGGCGGACGTACCCGTACAGCTCGTCATCGGGGAACAGGACACCCACATCGAGGTCTGGGAAGGCGCCGAACAGCCGGGCAGCCGCATGGACCGCATCAGCGAACTACGCGAGAACTGGGACCGTCACGGCATCGCCACTCGGCTGGACGTCGTCAGCGGCGCAGGCCACAACGGCCTCGCCGTCATGCCGGCCGTTCTCTCCTTCCTGTCCGACCGGGTCGCGGCGACAGTGGAGAGAAGGCCCTCCGGCGAGCGGGCCCTCGACAAGGCGTAG
- a CDS encoding glycoside hydrolase family 28 protein yields the protein MYDVKEYGAVGDGTTDDTAAVQAAIDACADHGGGRVLLPGGHTFRTGTVTLRSHVELHLEHGATLAGSPDFADYTVRFGGVVLNDGSTQWGKEPTGVLLNAEGAENIAVTGAGTIDGAGRHFVLSDNGYIYTMDQQRPFTVYFRDCTNVTFRDVSIVDGAVWTLRLSLCDDVVIHGIRIHNDLKTPNSDAIDLDCCRRVRISDCDIVAGDDAICLKACLEHTGTDRENAPVCEDVTVTGCTITTTSSALIAGVEGQSAIRNVVFSSCVIRGSARGLAVRQAEGGDIENILFSDITVETRFFHEGWWGRGEPIAVMAVPWTENCGTIRNVRFRNILCRSENGVVVVAQAPGRVEGLVFDDVRVEIDRWSRWQGGHADLRPRRAENFPAMPTDGFHLENAHDVRLRDCEVVWRARPDDARHALYAENCKDLENRDFRGDAAHPGVEAVLTR from the coding sequence ATGTACGACGTCAAGGAATACGGCGCTGTCGGCGACGGCACCACCGACGACACCGCCGCCGTCCAGGCCGCCATCGACGCCTGCGCCGACCACGGCGGCGGCCGAGTGCTGCTGCCCGGCGGACACACCTTCCGCACCGGCACCGTGACCCTGCGCTCGCACGTCGAGCTGCACCTCGAACACGGCGCCACCCTCGCGGGCAGCCCCGACTTCGCCGACTACACCGTGCGGTTCGGCGGCGTCGTCCTCAACGACGGCAGCACCCAGTGGGGCAAGGAGCCCACGGGCGTCCTGCTGAACGCCGAGGGCGCCGAGAACATCGCCGTCACCGGGGCCGGAACCATCGACGGCGCCGGCCGCCACTTCGTGCTGTCGGACAACGGCTACATCTACACGATGGACCAACAGCGCCCCTTCACCGTCTACTTCCGCGACTGCACCAACGTCACCTTCCGCGACGTGTCCATCGTCGACGGCGCCGTGTGGACCCTGCGCCTGTCGCTCTGCGACGACGTCGTGATCCACGGCATCCGCATCCACAACGACCTCAAGACGCCCAACAGCGACGCCATCGACCTCGACTGCTGCCGCCGCGTGCGCATCAGCGACTGCGACATCGTCGCGGGCGACGACGCCATCTGCCTCAAGGCGTGCCTGGAACACACCGGGACCGACCGCGAGAATGCGCCGGTGTGCGAGGACGTCACCGTCACCGGATGCACCATCACCACCACATCCAGCGCACTCATCGCGGGAGTTGAAGGCCAGAGCGCCATCCGCAACGTCGTCTTCTCCTCCTGCGTCATCCGCGGCAGCGCACGCGGACTCGCCGTGCGCCAGGCCGAGGGCGGCGACATCGAGAACATCCTCTTCAGCGACATCACCGTGGAGACCCGCTTCTTCCACGAAGGCTGGTGGGGCCGCGGCGAACCGATCGCGGTCATGGCGGTGCCGTGGACGGAGAACTGCGGCACCATCCGCAACGTCCGCTTCCGCAACATCCTTTGCCGCTCCGAGAACGGTGTCGTCGTCGTCGCCCAGGCCCCGGGCCGCGTCGAGGGCCTGGTCTTCGACGACGTACGGGTCGAGATCGACCGGTGGAGCCGGTGGCAGGGCGGCCACGCGGATCTCCGCCCGCGCCGCGCCGAGAACTTCCCCGCCATGCCCACGGACGGCTTCCACCTGGAGAACGCCCACGACGTACGGCTCCGTGACTGCGAGGTCGTCTGGCGCGCCCGCCCCGACGACGCCCGGCACGCGCTGTACGCAGAGAACTGCAAGGACCTGGAGAACCGGGACTTCCGCGGCGACGCGGCCCACCCCGGCGTGGAGGCGGTGCTCACCCGATGA
- a CDS encoding NAD(P)/FAD-dependent oxidoreductase has protein sequence MKNILVIGGGFAGVWSAVGAVRTAREQGVDPAELKVTLVGNTDDLVIRPRLYEADPQAMRVSLDRVLGPVGIERIAATVTGIDTEARRVTAVGRDTQPLDLTYDRLVLAAGSQVVRPALPGAQWLFDIDTMTSAAKLDHHLRRLPDAPSFEGRFTAVVVGAGFTGLEIATELAGRLRELAPADDRDEVKVILVERAAEIGPELGPGPRPHITQSLRDLGVEYRLEATVDSVGERSVTLSSGEVLPTATTIWTAGMTASPLAALVSGERDRLGRLIVDSHLRVKGAPEVFAAGDTAAAEAEVGHAVTQSCQHAVPLGKFAGRNVAADLLGMDLVPFAPDPYVTCLDLGPAGAVVTSGWDRQVQATGQEAKRLKEQINSEWIYPPVDDAHLILEAADHRQTWPTSETTA, from the coding sequence ATGAAAAATATCCTGGTTATTGGCGGCGGTTTCGCAGGTGTGTGGAGCGCCGTGGGCGCGGTACGTACCGCCCGGGAGCAGGGTGTCGACCCTGCGGAGCTGAAGGTGACCCTGGTCGGCAACACCGACGACCTGGTGATCCGCCCGCGCCTGTACGAGGCCGATCCGCAGGCCATGCGTGTGTCCCTGGACCGCGTGCTGGGCCCGGTGGGGATCGAGCGGATCGCCGCCACTGTCACCGGCATCGACACTGAGGCCCGCCGTGTCACAGCCGTCGGCCGTGACACGCAGCCGCTCGACCTGACCTACGACCGTCTCGTGCTTGCCGCCGGCAGCCAGGTCGTCCGCCCGGCACTGCCCGGCGCGCAGTGGCTCTTCGACATCGACACGATGACCTCCGCGGCCAAGCTCGACCATCACCTGCGGCGCTTGCCCGACGCGCCCTCGTTCGAGGGTCGGTTCACAGCCGTGGTGGTGGGCGCGGGCTTCACCGGTCTGGAGATCGCCACCGAACTCGCGGGCCGCCTGCGGGAACTCGCCCCTGCCGACGATCGTGACGAGGTGAAGGTGATTCTCGTGGAGCGAGCGGCGGAGATCGGACCCGAGCTCGGTCCGGGGCCGCGCCCGCACATCACGCAGTCCCTGCGCGACCTGGGTGTCGAGTACCGGCTGGAGGCCACCGTGGACTCTGTCGGAGAACGCTCGGTGACCCTGTCCAGCGGCGAGGTGCTGCCGACCGCCACCACGATCTGGACCGCGGGCATGACCGCAAGCCCTCTCGCCGCCCTTGTCTCCGGCGAACGCGACCGTCTCGGCCGACTGATCGTCGACTCCCACCTGCGGGTCAAGGGAGCTCCCGAGGTCTTCGCGGCCGGTGACACCGCGGCAGCCGAGGCCGAAGTGGGACATGCCGTGACGCAGAGCTGTCAGCATGCGGTGCCACTGGGGAAGTTCGCGGGACGCAATGTCGCGGCCGACCTCCTGGGCATGGATCTGGTGCCCTTCGCGCCCGATCCCTATGTCACCTGCCTCGATCTCGGCCCCGCGGGCGCCGTCGTCACCTCCGGGTGGGACCGTCAGGTCCAGGCGACAGGCCAGGAAGCGAAGCGGCTGAAGGAGCAGATCAACAGCGAGTGGATCTACCCCCCGGTCGACGACGCCCACCTCATCCTCGAGGCGGCGGACCACCGCCAGACCTGGCCCACCTCGGAGACGACCGCGTAG
- a CDS encoding ABC transporter substrate-binding protein, translated as MRRRTLLKGSLSATVAPVLAGCGELSPGDDNPRTLVVHNMLTAGSANAEVYDHLQRAFERNNPGVRIKNLVSGGTDLINVYETARLADKEADVVMVNLAEKTLSWTGLGATVPVNRYLDAWGLRDRFLPQALKEWTDARGRVAGFPWNGFTWPVAYNTELLKRYGVSQVPTTTDELTAAARKVRAGGGKGLVSIGGNDWSGQKLLMQIMQAYLPPERAAHLFAHAGYAADPLALRGLELFTRLRDAGVFFQGAQGLNADSMNTDYYTGRAPAISAISSTLINVPEKIAAVTELGGWPTPPGGVYDKPTAFRGYTATGIWLSPRGLKKLDLVKRFVTFLYRPANSRAFVRDAGQVMAVRGATESPRFPLVSESVRLPESRIAYAVMPDLYVPPAVSQLLIRASSLAYVPGRGAHSIATALDAAYRG; from the coding sequence GTGCGGCGCAGAACCCTCCTCAAAGGCTCGCTTTCGGCCACGGTCGCGCCCGTTCTCGCGGGCTGCGGCGAGCTGAGCCCGGGTGACGACAACCCCAGGACACTCGTGGTGCACAACATGCTCACCGCCGGCTCCGCGAACGCGGAGGTCTACGACCACCTCCAGAGAGCCTTCGAGCGGAACAATCCCGGCGTCAGGATCAAGAACCTGGTCTCGGGCGGCACCGACCTCATCAACGTCTACGAGACCGCACGGCTGGCGGACAAGGAAGCCGACGTCGTGATGGTCAACCTCGCCGAGAAGACACTCTCCTGGACCGGCCTCGGGGCGACCGTGCCGGTCAACCGCTACCTCGACGCATGGGGTCTGCGCGATCGGTTCCTGCCGCAGGCGCTCAAGGAGTGGACCGACGCGCGCGGCCGGGTCGCCGGCTTCCCGTGGAACGGCTTCACCTGGCCCGTCGCGTACAACACGGAACTGCTCAAGCGGTACGGGGTCAGTCAAGTACCCACGACTACCGACGAGTTGACGGCAGCGGCTCGCAAGGTGCGGGCCGGTGGCGGCAAGGGCCTCGTCAGCATCGGCGGCAATGACTGGTCGGGCCAGAAGCTGTTGATGCAGATCATGCAGGCGTACCTGCCGCCCGAGCGCGCGGCCCACCTGTTCGCCCACGCCGGGTACGCGGCGGACCCCCTCGCCCTGCGGGGCCTGGAACTGTTCACGCGGCTGCGCGACGCCGGTGTCTTCTTCCAGGGCGCCCAGGGACTCAACGCCGACTCCATGAACACCGATTACTACACCGGCCGGGCCCCGGCCATCTCCGCGATCTCCTCGACCCTCATCAACGTCCCGGAGAAGATCGCCGCGGTCACCGAACTGGGCGGCTGGCCTACACCGCCCGGCGGTGTCTACGACAAGCCCACCGCCTTCCGCGGCTACACGGCCACCGGAATCTGGCTCAGCCCGAGGGGGCTCAAGAAGCTCGATCTCGTGAAGCGCTTCGTCACCTTCCTCTACCGGCCCGCCAACAGCCGCGCCTTCGTGCGGGACGCCGGCCAGGTGATGGCGGTGCGCGGCGCCACGGAGAGCCCGCGCTTCCCGCTGGTGTCCGAGTCCGTCCGGCTGCCCGAGTCCCGGATCGCGTACGCGGTGATGCCCGACCTGTACGTGCCTCCCGCGGTCTCCCAGCTATTGATCCGTGCCAGCAGCCTGGCCTACGTCCCCGGCCGCGGCGCCCACTCCATCGCGACGGCCCTCGACGCGGCCTACCGCGGCTGA
- a CDS encoding carbohydrate ABC transporter permease: MVWLYALVLVLPLYYLLISSFKTTTSIFDSPLAPPAHPEWHYFGDALRYARLDLALVNSVLVTVVALVLTLLLAVPASFALARGQGRAARVLERVFSLGFLVPTFAALVPTFLMAAFTGLFHTRTFVMLLLPAGAMPLSVVVLTQFMRTIPAELEESARVDGAGTLTVLRRIFIPLCMPGIATILLLNFLNFWNEYLYSLVIIGPDTSQRTIQVALPTLQSNQATEYGVLMAGTALTLVPVYIVYVLLQRRMEEALISGAIKM, translated from the coding sequence ATGGTCTGGCTCTACGCCCTGGTGCTCGTGCTGCCGCTGTACTACCTGCTGATCTCCTCGTTCAAGACCACCACCTCGATCTTCGACTCACCGCTCGCGCCGCCGGCGCACCCCGAGTGGCACTACTTCGGTGACGCGCTGCGCTACGCGCGGCTCGATCTCGCCCTGGTGAACTCCGTTCTGGTCACCGTGGTCGCGCTCGTGCTGACCCTGCTGCTCGCCGTGCCGGCGTCCTTCGCGCTCGCCCGCGGTCAGGGTCGCGCCGCCCGGGTGCTCGAACGTGTCTTCTCGCTCGGGTTCCTCGTCCCCACCTTCGCCGCGCTGGTGCCGACGTTCCTCATGGCCGCCTTCACCGGCCTCTTCCACACCCGTACGTTCGTGATGCTCCTGCTGCCCGCCGGAGCCATGCCGCTGTCGGTGGTGGTGCTCACCCAGTTCATGCGCACCATCCCGGCGGAACTGGAGGAGAGCGCCCGCGTCGACGGCGCCGGAACCCTGACGGTGCTGCGCAGGATCTTCATTCCGCTCTGCATGCCGGGCATCGCGACGATCCTGCTGCTGAACTTCCTCAACTTCTGGAACGAGTACCTGTACTCGCTCGTCATCATCGGCCCCGACACCAGCCAGCGGACCATCCAGGTCGCCCTGCCGACCCTGCAGAGCAACCAGGCCACCGAATACGGGGTGTTGATGGCGGGCACGGCCCTCACTCTCGTCCCGGTCTATATCGTGTACGTACTGCTCCAGCGCCGGATGGAGGAGGCACTGATCAGCGGTGCGATCAAGATGTGA
- a CDS encoding LacI family DNA-binding transcriptional regulator yields MTPERDSAAPAQSRARPAQPTILDVAALAGVSKSAVSKVFNNRPGISEPTRERIVEAARKLGWSPSASATALRGERTRTVGLVISRAPDLLSTDPYFSELIAGMEQELGPLGYGLQLHIIGTDADHEQQLYERLARERRVDAFVLTESRIGDTRPGLLHRLHMPGLLVGRSWDDRSTATGPVESLHVEGQMDAITTAVEHLVALGHRSIASVAGPEDRVHNVLRRRALEEALARHGLRPHTVLAGEFGNAEAARATSHLFQTPQPPTAVLYANDAMALTGISTLARLGLRVPEDVSVIGYDDLPISVWMHPRLTTISQDVQLIGRAAALRLLTMLGEQVTPPDDVPPPHLVVRESTGPLPGGA; encoded by the coding sequence ATGACGCCCGAACGGGACAGCGCCGCACCCGCGCAGTCGCGCGCCCGCCCGGCACAACCCACGATTCTCGACGTCGCAGCGCTCGCCGGTGTGTCGAAATCCGCGGTCTCCAAGGTGTTCAACAACCGCCCCGGCATCTCGGAGCCGACCCGGGAGCGGATCGTCGAGGCGGCACGCAAACTCGGCTGGTCACCGAGCGCGTCCGCGACCGCACTGCGCGGCGAACGCACCCGCACCGTGGGCCTCGTCATCTCCCGCGCCCCCGACCTCCTGTCGACCGACCCCTACTTCTCCGAACTGATCGCGGGCATGGAGCAGGAACTCGGCCCGCTCGGCTACGGACTCCAACTGCACATCATCGGCACCGATGCCGACCACGAACAGCAGCTCTACGAACGGCTCGCCCGGGAACGCCGGGTGGACGCGTTCGTCCTCACCGAAAGCCGCATCGGCGACACCCGTCCCGGCCTGCTGCACCGGCTGCACATGCCGGGCCTGCTGGTCGGCAGGTCGTGGGACGACCGGAGCACGGCGACAGGCCCGGTCGAAAGCCTGCACGTCGAGGGCCAGATGGATGCCATCACCACGGCCGTGGAGCACCTCGTCGCCCTGGGCCACCGCTCGATCGCCTCCGTGGCGGGACCGGAGGACCGGGTCCACAACGTGCTGCGCCGCCGAGCCCTGGAGGAGGCCCTCGCCCGGCACGGCCTGCGCCCGCACACGGTGCTCGCCGGGGAGTTCGGCAACGCGGAGGCGGCCCGGGCGACCAGCCACCTCTTCCAGACCCCCCAGCCACCGACCGCCGTCCTGTACGCCAACGACGCCATGGCCCTGACCGGCATCAGCACACTCGCCCGGCTGGGCCTGCGCGTCCCCGAGGACGTTTCGGTCATCGGGTACGACGACCTGCCCATCAGCGTCTGGATGCACCCGAGGCTCACCACGATCAGCCAGGACGTACAACTCATCGGCAGGGCCGCCGCGCTGCGGTTGCTGACCATGCTGGGCGAACAGGTGACACCCCCCGACGACGTACCGCCCCCGCACCTCGTCGTCAGGGAGTCGACGGGTCCGCTGCCGGGTGGGGCATGA
- a CDS encoding glycoside hydrolase 5 family protein yields the protein MTRPAPPTPRFGANYTPSKDWFYGWYHLDKDAASADFEQIAALGLDHVRLFCLWPHIQPNRSYVDEHVLDDLADLVARAHAAGLDTNVDVLQGHMSGMEFMPAWLSTRHRRSIYADPDVVAAEEELLTAVAARLRAVPGFLGITLGNEMNLLVGEYPTTTDEVGAWLPRLLAACRRGAPGATHLHSTYDAAFYLPDHPFTPEHVGGEGDLAAVHSWVFNGTVQRYGSGSVQVERHAEYLIQLATAHLDDPARPVWLQEVGAPRPLIADADVESFVHATVRNALDCPGLWGVTWWSSHAVDRRFTDFNDLEHELGLYGADGNPTPTGRAFADAVAEARAKPSLPAPRTLAVRLPDNAPGADPRGEYGPGGRVFDTWMRLAAAGARPALVRGADVASGAAARWGIGEVVEVDPAT from the coding sequence ATGACGCGCCCCGCCCCGCCGACCCCCCGCTTCGGCGCCAACTACACGCCGTCCAAGGACTGGTTCTACGGCTGGTACCACCTCGACAAGGACGCGGCGTCGGCCGACTTCGAGCAGATCGCGGCCCTCGGCCTCGACCACGTCAGGCTCTTCTGCCTGTGGCCGCACATCCAGCCCAACCGCTCGTACGTCGACGAACACGTACTGGACGACCTCGCCGACCTCGTGGCACGGGCCCACGCCGCGGGCCTCGACACCAACGTCGATGTACTCCAAGGCCACATGTCCGGCATGGAGTTCATGCCCGCCTGGCTCTCCACCCGCCACCGCCGCAGCATCTACGCCGACCCCGACGTGGTGGCCGCCGAGGAGGAACTGCTCACGGCGGTCGCGGCACGCCTGCGCGCGGTCCCGGGATTCCTCGGCATCACACTCGGCAACGAGATGAACCTCCTGGTCGGCGAGTACCCCACCACCACGGACGAGGTCGGCGCCTGGCTGCCCCGACTGCTGGCGGCCTGCCGACGCGGAGCCCCCGGCGCGACACACCTGCACTCCACGTACGACGCCGCGTTCTACCTGCCCGACCACCCCTTCACCCCCGAACACGTCGGCGGCGAGGGCGACTTGGCCGCCGTACACTCCTGGGTGTTCAACGGCACCGTGCAGCGCTACGGCTCCGGCAGCGTGCAGGTCGAACGGCACGCCGAGTACCTGATCCAGCTCGCCACAGCCCACCTCGACGACCCTGCCCGCCCGGTGTGGCTCCAGGAGGTCGGCGCGCCACGACCGCTGATCGCCGACGCCGACGTGGAGTCGTTCGTGCACGCCACGGTGCGCAACGCATTGGACTGTCCGGGCCTGTGGGGCGTCACGTGGTGGTCCTCGCACGCGGTCGACCGCCGCTTCACCGACTTCAACGACCTGGAGCACGAACTGGGCCTGTACGGCGCCGACGGCAACCCCACGCCGACCGGCCGTGCCTTCGCCGACGCGGTGGCCGAGGCTCGTGCGAAGCCGTCTCTCCCGGCGCCGCGCACGCTCGCGGTACGGCTCCCGGACAACGCTCCCGGGGCAGACCCCCGAGGTGAATACGGCCCCGGCGGACGGGTCTTCGACACCTGGATGCGGCTCGCTGCCGCAGGCGCACGGCCCGCGCTGGTCCGTGGCGCGGACGTGGCGAGCGGGGCGGCGGCACGGTGGGGTATCGGCGAGGTGGTGGAGGTGGATCCGGCGACGTAG
- a CDS encoding carbohydrate ABC transporter permease, with amino-acid sequence MAHSSLTTSAPAAPPPPPRPDPTWRRRTATETRRSAVTLLAVPALVWYLLFLAGPLIAMFVISGLRWPGMLAHRSWAGWANYTTVLHDPLFWTAARNSAVQLAVVLPVLIVASFMVGYYLTLRPRGHRLLRVVLFTPALISASAKAMLAYGVLAPNGLLNGVLDSTGLHALTRSWLADEHTALGCIMAMDLWSGIGFTAVLFAARLGSIPREIYEAAELDGAGHWRRMWRIAYPVAKDYVGVTTMLQFLWIFFSSAQNVLLLTQGGPGNATTNLSFLVYNKAFVQSDLGYSQAAGVLLFAIGLLGMLVIRRVLRQTY; translated from the coding sequence ATGGCGCACAGCAGCCTCACGACTTCCGCCCCGGCGGCCCCGCCGCCCCCGCCCCGTCCCGATCCCACCTGGCGGCGACGAACCGCCACCGAGACCCGCCGCTCCGCCGTCACCCTGCTCGCGGTGCCCGCGCTGGTCTGGTACCTCCTCTTCCTGGCAGGACCGCTGATCGCGATGTTCGTCATCAGCGGTCTGCGCTGGCCCGGCATGCTCGCCCACCGTTCCTGGGCGGGCTGGGCCAACTACACGACGGTGCTGCACGATCCGCTGTTCTGGACGGCGGCCCGCAACAGCGCGGTGCAGCTCGCCGTCGTGCTCCCCGTGCTGATCGTCGCGTCCTTCATGGTGGGCTACTACCTCACCCTCCGACCACGCGGCCACCGCCTCCTGCGGGTCGTGCTGTTCACCCCGGCCCTGATCTCGGCGTCCGCCAAGGCGATGCTCGCCTACGGTGTCCTCGCCCCCAACGGCCTGCTCAACGGTGTGCTCGACAGCACGGGCCTGCACGCGCTCACCCGTTCCTGGCTCGCCGACGAACACACGGCGCTCGGCTGCATCATGGCCATGGACCTGTGGAGCGGCATCGGTTTCACCGCCGTGCTCTTCGCCGCGCGGCTCGGCAGCATCCCGCGGGAGATCTACGAGGCCGCCGAACTCGACGGCGCGGGGCACTGGCGCCGCATGTGGCGCATCGCCTACCCGGTCGCCAAGGACTACGTCGGCGTCACCACGATGCTCCAGTTCCTGTGGATCTTCTTCTCCTCCGCCCAGAACGTGCTGCTGCTGACCCAGGGCGGTCCCGGAAACGCCACGACGAACCTGTCCTTCCTGGTCTACAACAAGGCGTTCGTCCAGTCCGACCTCGGTTACAGCCAGGCAGCCGGCGTGCTTCTGTTCGCCATCGGGCTGCTCGGCATGCTCGTCATCCGCCGCGTGCTGCGGCAGACCTACTGA
- a CDS encoding cellulase family glycosylhydrolase: MRRNLMPIDPTGEQAPWLGVNFWSRTGGPLMWRSYDPAVIEQELAVLAEHGLNLTRSFFYWPDLMPTPDALDETMLDRFEDFLDRHVQADMRTIPTFVVGHMSGENWDPAWRQGRDLYGDVWMVARQAWMARELARRFAAHPAVAGWLVSNEMPIYGDPVGRGNNTTDHTHVSSWAQIIVDSLRAGGTTQPVSLGDGAWGVEVTGRDNGFRIREIAPMVDFMGPHVYRMETDQVRQHLNAAYICELLDFTGKPVILEEFGVTTDYVSEENAGHYYRQVLHNTLLAGATGWIGWNNTDYDNLADQDPYRHHPFELHFGVTDNTGRPKAPLRELRDFGKVLDRIDLAHCRRPDTEAAIVVSSYLEEQYPFTVPDDAQLVFETVRQGYVAAREADLPVGLAREKDGLPDDCALYLAPSVKQLTAPTWNRLEELAEGGATCYVSFCAGTHDNQRGPWYAGVDRLFGVRHTLRYGLVHPIEDETVTLTLTQDLGGLPTGTRLDFRAAGTVNSRSFLPVEADGAEVLATDEHGRPALLRRRVGTGSIILCTYPIEHMAAASSFVNPEATHLLYAALARDAGIRQDVTVTDPQILVGELRHEDGRRFIWFTSQYDREVTAKPELAEGLALRDEQGAPISDVDLPPFGVRVLELTTA, from the coding sequence ATGCGGCGCAACCTCATGCCGATCGACCCCACGGGTGAGCAGGCTCCCTGGCTGGGCGTCAACTTCTGGTCCAGGACGGGAGGGCCGCTGATGTGGCGCTCCTACGACCCCGCGGTCATCGAGCAGGAACTCGCGGTGCTGGCCGAGCACGGTCTCAACCTGACCCGGAGCTTCTTCTACTGGCCCGACCTGATGCCCACCCCCGACGCGCTGGACGAGACCATGCTCGACCGGTTCGAGGACTTCCTCGACCGGCACGTACAGGCGGACATGCGAACCATCCCGACCTTCGTGGTGGGGCACATGTCGGGCGAGAACTGGGACCCCGCCTGGCGACAAGGACGTGACCTGTACGGCGACGTGTGGATGGTGGCCCGACAGGCATGGATGGCGCGCGAGTTGGCCCGCCGCTTCGCCGCCCACCCGGCCGTCGCGGGCTGGCTCGTCTCCAACGAGATGCCCATCTACGGGGACCCGGTCGGCCGCGGCAACAACACCACCGACCACACCCATGTCTCCTCCTGGGCGCAGATCATCGTCGACTCTCTACGGGCCGGCGGCACCACCCAGCCCGTCTCCCTCGGCGACGGCGCGTGGGGCGTGGAGGTCACCGGCCGCGACAACGGATTCCGCATCCGGGAGATCGCCCCGATGGTCGACTTCATGGGCCCGCACGTCTACCGCATGGAGACCGACCAGGTCCGCCAGCACCTCAACGCCGCGTACATCTGCGAACTCCTGGACTTCACCGGAAAGCCGGTGATCCTGGAGGAGTTCGGCGTCACCACGGACTACGTCTCCGAGGAGAACGCCGGGCACTACTACCGGCAGGTCCTGCACAACACCCTGCTCGCGGGGGCCACCGGGTGGATCGGCTGGAACAACACCGACTACGACAACCTCGCCGACCAGGACCCCTACCGGCACCACCCCTTCGAGCTGCACTTCGGTGTCACCGACAACACCGGCCGCCCGAAGGCTCCGCTGCGTGAACTGCGCGACTTCGGCAAGGTGTTGGACCGCATCGACCTCGCCCACTGCCGGCGCCCCGACACCGAGGCCGCCATCGTCGTCTCCTCGTACCTGGAGGAGCAGTACCCCTTCACCGTGCCGGACGACGCGCAGCTGGTCTTCGAGACCGTACGACAGGGGTACGTGGCCGCCCGCGAGGCGGACCTGCCCGTCGGCCTCGCCCGGGAGAAGGACGGACTGCCCGACGACTGCGCGCTCTACCTCGCGCCGTCCGTCAAGCAGCTCACCGCACCCACCTGGAACCGCCTCGAAGAGCTGGCCGAGGGCGGAGCGACCTGCTACGTCTCCTTCTGCGCCGGCACCCATGACAACCAGCGCGGCCCCTGGTACGCGGGCGTCGACCGTCTCTTCGGCGTCCGCCACACCCTGCGCTACGGCCTCGTCCACCCCATCGAGGACGAAACCGTCACGCTCACCCTCACCCAGGACCTGGGCGGACTGCCGACCGGGACCCGTCTCGACTTCCGGGCGGCGGGCACCGTCAACTCCCGCTCGTTCCTGCCGGTCGAGGCCGACGGCGCCGAGGTCCTCGCCACGGACGAGCACGGCAGGCCGGCCCTGCTGCGCCGCCGCGTCGGAACCGGCTCGATCATCCTGTGCACGTACCCGATCGAGCACATGGCCGCGGCCTCCTCCTTCGTCAACCCGGAGGCCACACACCTGCTGTACGCCGCCCTCGCCCGCGACGCCGGCATCCGCCAGGACGTCACCGTCACCGACCCGCAGATCCTCGTCGGCGAACTGCGGCACGAGGACGGCCGCCGCTTCATCTGGTTCACCAGCCAGTACGACCGTGAAGTGACCGCGAAGCCGGAACTCGCCGAGGGCCTCGCCCTGCGCGACGAACAGGGCGCGCCCATCAGCGACGTGGACCTGCCACCGTTCGGCGTCCGCGTCCTGGAACTCACCACGGCCTGA